The following proteins are co-located in the Solanum pennellii chromosome 8, SPENNV200 genome:
- the LOC107026927 gene encoding phosphatidylinositol N-acetylglucosaminyltransferase subunit A — MGEPEKHRILMVSDFFYPNFGGVENHIYYLSQCLIKEGHKVVVMTHAYQNRSGVRYMTNGLKVYYVPWKPFLMQNTLPTFFGTLSITRTILIREKISLVHGHQAFSTLCHEALMHARTMGYKVVFTDHSLYGFSDVGSIHMNKVLQFTLADVTQAICVSHTSKENTVLRSGLPPEKVYVIPNAVDTAMFTPAPERLSRDEIVIVVISRLVYRKGADLLVEVIPEVCRLHPNVRFIVGGDGPKRVRLEEMREKHSLQDRVDMLGAVPHAKVRSVLITGHIFLNSSLTEAFCIAILEAASCGLLTVSTRVGGVPEVLPDDMVVLAAPDPTTMVHAITRAIYMLPQIDPQDMHNRMKKLYSWPDVARRTEIVYNRALKCSNPPLLDRLSRYLTCGTWAGKIFCIVMIVNFLLWHLLQLWKPDKDIEVVPDIQLPKSQHEETPLGSRKEENL; from the exons ATGGGTGAACCGGAAAAACATAGAATTTTAATGGTCTCAGATTTTTTCTACCCCAATTTTGGTGGTGTGGAGAATCATATATACTATTTATCACAATGCTTGATTAAGGAAGGCCACAAG GTGGTAGTTATGACTCATGCTTATCAGAATCGTTCTGGAGTAAGATATATGACAAATGGGCTGAAAGTTTATTATGTCCCTTGGAAGCCGTTTCTCATGCAAAATACATTGCCAACCTTCTTTGGAACACTTTCAATTACTAGGACAATTCTGATAAGGGAAAAGATATCGCTGGTTCATGGACATCAAGCCTTCTCAACCTTATGTCATGAAGCTCTAATGCATGCTCGCACAATGGGTTACAAAGTTGTATTCACAGATCATTCTCTCTATGGGTTTTCAGATGTTGGAAGTATTCACATGAATAAGGTGCTACAGTTTACTCTAGCCGATGTAACTCAGGCTATATGTGTTTCTCACACAAGCAAAGAGAATACAGTTTTAAGGTCTGGTCTGCCGCCTGAAAAGGTCTATGTTATTCCAAATGCTGTGGACACAGCCATGTTTACTCCTGCTCCAGAGCGACTCAGCAGGGATGAAATTGTAATTGTTGTGATAAGTAGGTTAGTCTATCGGAAAGGAGCAGATTTACTCGTTGAAGTGATCCCTGAAGTATGCCGTTTGCATCCCAAT GTTCGCTTCATTGTTGGAGGAGATGGACCCAAACGAGTGCGTCTGGAAGAAATGAGGGAAAAACACTCTCTTCAAGACCGTGTTGATATGTTGGGGGCTGTCCCTCATGCTAAAGTACGGTCTGTACTAATAACTGGCCATATATTTTTGAACAG TTCTTTAACAGAAGCATTTTGCATTGCTATATTGGAAGCTGCAAGTTGCGGATTATTAACAGTCAGTACACGTGTAGGAGGTGTTCCAGAG GTTCTTCCAGATGATATGGTTGTTCTGGCTGCGCCAGATCCTACAACTATGGTTCATGCCATCACAAGGGCTATATATATGCTTCCTCAGATCGATCCACAAGATATGCACAATCGT ATGAAAAAACTTTATAGTTGGCCTGATGTAGCCAGGAGGACAGAAATTGTTTACAACCGTGCTTTGAAATGCTCCAATCCACCTTTGCTAGATCGATTATCAAG GTACCTTACTTGTGGCACTTGGGCCgggaaaatattttgtatagttATGATAGTAAATTTTTTGCTCTGGCATCTCTTGCAACTATGGAAG CCTGACAAGGACATTGAGGTGGTACCTGATATTCAACTTCCAAAGTCTCAACATGAGGAGACACCATTAGGTTCCAGGAAGGAGGAAAACTTGTGA